One window of the Clostridia bacterium genome contains the following:
- the dapA gene encoding 4-hydroxy-tetrahydrodipicolinate synthase codes for MKKIKFEGIYPAMVVPFKPSGETDLEGAKKLVEFFMSSGCSGVLCNGSTGEAASLTRDERKDVIHAVTEAVRGRGKVIAGTGAPTTRETLVLTKDAMDAGADAALVITPYFIRPTKKGLYLHYAEIAKVGIPVLCYNLPPPTRQEVDADTLEKLIELENIVGLKDSSGNMSYLSEIYRRFGDKISILSGADDLTLQVFAMGVKGAILGLANIAPAQVVELQKLVKANRMDEARELYFRLLPIANCINVSFNFPAQIKEAVRQLGHPSTPPRLPLLPVESEEAEAIRKALAYAGLLS; via the coding sequence ATGAAGAAGATCAAGTTCGAAGGCATCTACCCCGCGATGGTCGTACCCTTCAAGCCGAGCGGAGAGACTGACCTGGAGGGTGCGAAGAAACTAGTCGAGTTCTTCATGTCCTCAGGCTGCTCGGGCGTCCTATGCAACGGTTCTACCGGCGAAGCGGCAAGCCTTACTCGCGATGAGCGTAAAGATGTGATCCACGCTGTCACAGAGGCCGTGAGAGGCCGCGGTAAAGTCATAGCCGGCACAGGCGCCCCGACCACGAGGGAGACGCTGGTGCTCACAAAGGACGCGATGGATGCCGGCGCGGACGCCGCACTCGTAATAACCCCCTACTTCATCAGGCCCACCAAGAAGGGCTTGTATCTACACTATGCCGAGATCGCCAAGGTCGGAATTCCCGTGCTCTGCTACAACCTGCCTCCTCCGACAAGGCAGGAAGTAGATGCCGACACGCTCGAGAAGCTCATAGAGTTGGAGAACATAGTAGGTCTGAAGGACAGCAGCGGCAACATGAGCTATCTTTCCGAGATATACAGGCGTTTCGGCGACAAGATCAGCATCCTGTCTGGCGCAGATGACCTTACCCTTCAGGTATTTGCGATGGGAGTCAAGGGTGCAATCCTAGGGCTTGCTAATATAGCGCCCGCACAGGTAGTGGAGCTGCAGAAGCTAGTGAAGGCAAACAGGATGGACGAAGCCCGCGAGCTATACTTCAGGCTCCTACCTATAGCGAACTGCATAAATGTATCGTTCAATTTCCCAGCCCAAATCAAAGAGGCGGTTCGCCAGCTCGGGCATCCCAGCACTCCGCCTCGCCTGCCCCTCCTACCTGTGGAGTCGGAAGAGGCCGAGGCCATCCGGAAGGCTCTCGCATACGCCGGATTGCTTTCCTAG
- a CDS encoding flavin reductase family protein — protein sequence MSDSIAAALDCITYGVQIIGVKTSQHMNGMTAAWVTQVSREPPMVLAAIGKTHYTSELIPEAKCFSVNILTDTQFELAQRCGFGTGRNTERLADLPIIYESTGAPIVSDCAAYLDCRLVHTFDIGNCMLFVGEVVAARSSNADVLAYDVERFFGKR from the coding sequence GTGTCTGACTCGATTGCCGCAGCACTTGATTGCATCACATACGGGGTGCAGATCATCGGGGTGAAGACATCCCAGCACATGAACGGAATGACGGCGGCCTGGGTGACTCAAGTGTCAAGGGAGCCTCCCATGGTGCTGGCAGCTATAGGGAAAACCCACTACACGAGCGAGTTAATCCCGGAAGCCAAATGCTTCTCGGTGAACATACTCACAGACACCCAGTTCGAGCTGGCTCAAAGATGCGGTTTCGGGACCGGTCGTAATACCGAAAGGCTGGCCGATCTTCCCATAATCTATGAGAGCACTGGAGCCCCCATCGTGAGTGACTGCGCCGCCTATCTGGACTGCCGGCTGGTGCATACGTTCGACATTGGCAACTGCATGCTTTTCGTAGGCGAAGTTGTCGCTGCCCGCAGTTCGAACGCAGATGTTCTGGCGTATGACGTCGAGAGGTTCTTCGGGAAGAGATGA
- a CDS encoding FGGY family carbohydrate kinase: MEYILALDLGTTALKIMLFRTDGTAVAKSSREYKLITPTPLEVELPAETYWSAFKDGLSEVMALSRVKPSEIKSLGISAQGETLVAIDNDGNPLMNAIVWLDNRAQDEAAELSRHFNFGSEETWSVTGQVKSLPIWPSSKILWLRRNAPELFRRTAKFLLLEDYFIYRMTGSFVCEGSLICTTAYWDFQKKAWWPDMLRYIGIGDDNLPEIRESGEIVGPIKSDVAVELGLSSETIVTTGALDQACGAIGVGNIKPGIVSVNTGAALAICATVNEPFFDPDGNLPLHYHGMPDSYFAHTCTMGGMVLRWFRDGFCQPEMTAGSLSGMDAYDILSREAAQVAPGSDGLMMLPHLQGAWAPEFNPKAKGVFYGLTLHHTRPYFVRAIMEAIAYAIRNSLKVLEGKGIRPSEIRSLGGGSRSKVWGQIKADVIQRPLYTMKNEEAGCLGAAILAGVATGTYKSVEDAVAKVVAIDDKIEPDPNNAKVYDKAFDGYIGLYNSLLSTFDKE, from the coding sequence ATGGAGTACATCCTGGCGCTGGATCTTGGAACCACAGCTCTAAAGATAATGCTCTTCCGCACCGACGGGACTGCAGTGGCGAAATCCTCCAGGGAGTATAAGCTCATAACGCCCACGCCCCTCGAGGTGGAGCTCCCGGCAGAAACCTACTGGTCGGCCTTTAAGGATGGCCTCAGTGAAGTCATGGCGTTGTCAAGGGTAAAGCCATCCGAGATCAAGTCTCTGGGCATTTCTGCCCAAGGCGAAACACTAGTGGCGATAGACAACGATGGCAACCCCCTCATGAACGCCATAGTCTGGCTAGATAACAGAGCACAGGACGAGGCGGCAGAGCTATCAAGGCACTTCAACTTCGGCAGCGAAGAGACTTGGAGCGTGACGGGACAGGTAAAATCGCTTCCGATATGGCCCTCATCCAAGATCCTCTGGCTCAGGCGGAACGCACCCGAGTTGTTCCGGAGGACTGCCAAGTTCCTGCTTCTGGAGGACTATTTCATCTATCGCATGACTGGCAGCTTCGTATGCGAAGGCTCGCTCATATGCACCACTGCCTATTGGGACTTCCAGAAGAAAGCCTGGTGGCCCGATATGCTCAGGTACATAGGCATAGGCGACGACAACCTCCCTGAGATAAGAGAATCGGGTGAGATAGTTGGCCCAATCAAGTCCGATGTTGCAGTTGAGCTAGGACTCTCTTCTGAAACGATAGTGACCACTGGGGCGCTTGACCAAGCATGCGGAGCCATAGGAGTAGGGAACATCAAACCAGGTATTGTTTCGGTCAACACCGGAGCCGCTCTCGCAATCTGTGCCACAGTGAACGAGCCTTTCTTCGACCCTGACGGCAACCTTCCTCTCCATTATCATGGGATGCCCGACTCATACTTCGCCCATACATGCACCATGGGCGGGATGGTTCTTCGCTGGTTCAGGGATGGTTTCTGTCAGCCAGAGATGACCGCTGGTTCCCTTTCAGGTATGGACGCCTACGACATCCTTAGCAGAGAGGCGGCCCAGGTGGCGCCTGGCAGCGACGGCCTTATGATGCTGCCGCATCTGCAGGGCGCATGGGCGCCCGAGTTCAACCCCAAGGCCAAGGGTGTTTTCTATGGTCTCACGCTGCACCATACGAGACCGTACTTTGTAAGGGCGATCATGGAAGCAATAGCCTACGCCATAAGGAACAGCCTGAAGGTGCTAGAGGGAAAGGGCATCCGCCCAAGCGAGATACGTTCGCTCGGAGGAGGATCCAGGAGCAAGGTATGGGGGCAGATCAAAGCGGATGTCATACAGCGACCCTTATATACCATGAAGAACGAGGAGGCAGGCTGCTTGGGCGCCGCGATACTGGCCGGTGTTGCGACAGGTACGTACAAGAGTGTCGAGGACGCAGTGGCCAAGGTTGTCGCCATCGATGACAAGATTGAGCCGGATCCTAATAACGCCAAAGTGTATGACAAGGCCTTTGATGGATACATAGGCCTTTACAATTCGCTTCTGAGTACATTCGATAAGGAGTAA
- a CDS encoding ABC transporter substrate-binding protein: MLKRGLVLVITVLLATTMVMGVSAGDDAWEWQPAPKVIEIGAINPFTGSSAMSGELMRRGMEIALNKINAEGGINGVPVKAAYEDTKGTQDGAVAAINKLLYENKVIATLCSDYSTLNHAVSQTILAAKCPAVFGGSAWSVRELKNPWMFGTRTNDKLNAGIVAKFMVEDLKHKKISALYSDEAFGVGGFQQISKVLKEKYGIEVLNPQKFAKSSKDYTAQLLAIKKTGATCIFSWSTNPSDNAVILRQMKELGVNVEVVGCPAYGSLSITLSLAADEAEGIYAILDYTPIAEGKWVKYFNEESIRRYGKPADSDQQWPYDSCLIIAEAMRKAGVVRDYNGKKQIMPVEQARQAIREAMVRIHNFSEGTTKVYDIDANQDLAHSMVLVKVKSGAHEFVKFVEYK; encoded by the coding sequence ATGCTTAAGAGAGGGCTAGTACTCGTAATAACGGTCCTGCTTGCAACCACTATGGTCATGGGCGTCTCTGCTGGAGACGACGCATGGGAGTGGCAGCCTGCTCCCAAGGTGATCGAGATAGGCGCGATCAACCCGTTCACAGGCTCTTCCGCCATGTCTGGGGAGCTCATGAGGCGTGGTATGGAAATAGCCCTGAACAAGATCAACGCTGAAGGCGGCATAAACGGGGTACCCGTGAAGGCAGCCTATGAGGACACAAAGGGCACTCAGGACGGCGCCGTCGCCGCCATCAACAAGCTCCTGTACGAGAACAAGGTCATCGCAACCCTGTGCTCGGACTATAGCACCCTCAACCACGCGGTCAGCCAGACCATACTCGCCGCCAAGTGCCCCGCCGTGTTTGGCGGTTCGGCCTGGTCGGTAAGGGAACTCAAGAACCCCTGGATGTTTGGCACCAGGACCAACGACAAACTCAACGCCGGCATTGTCGCGAAATTCATGGTCGAGGATCTGAAGCACAAGAAGATATCGGCCCTTTACAGCGACGAAGCATTCGGAGTAGGCGGATTCCAGCAGATCTCCAAGGTCCTCAAGGAGAAGTACGGCATTGAGGTCCTCAATCCACAGAAATTCGCCAAGAGCTCGAAAGACTACACAGCACAGCTTCTCGCCATCAAGAAAACCGGCGCGACCTGCATATTCTCCTGGAGCACCAACCCCTCGGATAACGCTGTCATCCTGAGACAGATGAAGGAACTGGGAGTAAACGTTGAGGTGGTCGGATGCCCTGCTTACGGAAGCCTCTCGATTACGCTCTCCCTAGCCGCAGATGAGGCCGAAGGCATCTACGCGATACTTGACTATACACCAATCGCCGAGGGCAAGTGGGTCAAGTACTTCAATGAAGAGTCTATCAGGAGATATGGCAAGCCGGCAGACAGCGACCAGCAGTGGCCCTATGACAGCTGCCTGATCATAGCCGAGGCGATGAGGAAAGCTGGAGTAGTCCGCGATTACAACGGAAAGAAACAGATAATGCCCGTGGAGCAAGCCCGCCAGGCAATCAGGGAAGCTATGGTCAGAATCCATAACTTCAGCGAGGGT